The following are encoded in a window of Mycosarcoma maydis chromosome 10, whole genome shotgun sequence genomic DNA:
- a CDS encoding ssDNA-dependent ATPase MGS1 (related to MGS1 - Maintenance of Genome Stability 1), which yields MSSASQLVECPSCELRLPLSQLNPHLDRCLSGESATTRSDHQQIKTDQWSGFFSSASSSTTCPRGSKRPSQANTQAPLSINGTWSRSEGASKRHRHESIAESNTNTNTNGKSLHYGSMVDGREQAHQPQPVASTSRSRIDAVKPFAERMRPQTLDEYVGQSDVVNGPLKMLLRQGKIPSMILWGPPGTGKTTLARLLAKSASSTDSTCRQGPPPHRFVEISATNSGANDVKKILDEALHRLELTAQRTLLFIDEIQRFNRAQQDVLLPAVEKGQIVLVAATTENPSFRLQSALISRMRVFVLTKLSVDECCQVLRNALASVKRESDQADQHAECVAAAYIDEHLIRWIANMADGDARTALGALELALSTTDASVCSAENVSRLKTALKRTALQYDRTGDMHYDTISALHKSIRGSDADAALYWLARMVCSGDDALFIARRLIVAASEDIDTLAALQMATATYQACQVVGLPECGNNLAQCVVFLAESPKSTRSYRAWNKAKALVEGGYNHPVPLHIRNAPTKLMNEIGYGKEYRYEPRFAHPVYQEFFPPQLKGTRLLSPTPAEAPARTEADHQHGRTDKPAQTETEAEAEAEQVPAQAQMRVSDRNDYHHTSMQRAMASRAGIGPGSCQRIFDLGARSVDLDLLDEWQRERNGGKEWSGRQNMLELLQRLGQMQSEQPGHTA from the coding sequence ATGAGCTCAGCATCGCAGCTGGTCGAGTGTccgagctgcgagctgcGTCTGCCTCTCTCGCAGCTCAATCCACATCTTGATCGATGTCTGTCCGGTGAAAGCGCCACAACTCGCAGTGACCACCAGCAGATAAAAACGGACCAGTGGAGCGGCTTCTTCTCAAGCGCCTCTTCATCCACCACTTGTCCTCGAGgctcgaaaaggccaaGTCAAGCCAACACGCAGGCGCCTCTGTCGATAAACGGGACATGGTCTAGAAGCGAAGGCGCTAGCAAGCGTCACCGACACGAATCCATCGCAGAAAGTaacaccaacaccaacaccaacggTAAGAGCCTCCATTATGGTTCGATGGTAGATGGgcgcgagcaagcgcatcagcctcagcctGTTGCGTCTACGTCACGCAGCCGAATCGATGCAGTGAAACCGTTTGCTGAGAGGATGCGTCCGCAAACGCTCGACGAGTATGTCGGCCAGAGCGATGTGGTCAATGGTCcgctcaagatgctgctgcgccaaGGCAAGATCCCTTCGATGATCCTTTGGGGTCCACCAGGCACAGGCAAGACTACGTTGGCGCGTCTGCTAGCCAAATCTGCCTCGTCAACCGACTCGACGTGTCGGCAAGGGCCGCCACCGCACCGATTCGTCGAAATCTCAGCGACCAACTCGGGGGCTAACGATGTAAAAAAGATTCTGGATGAAGCGCTCCATCGACTCGAACTTACTGCACAGAGGACGCTGCTGttcatcgacgagattcAGCGCTTCAATCGAGCTCAGCAAGACGTCTTGTTACCTGCTGTGGAGAAAGGGCAGATTGTGCTTGTCGCTGCAACCACCGAGAACCCGTCGTTCCGATTGCAGAGCGCGCTGATTTCGAGGATGCGCGTGTTTGTGCTGACAAAactcagcgtcgacgagtgCTGCCAGGTGCTTCGCAATGCTCTGGCCAGTGTAAAGCGCGAATCGGACCAAGCTGATCAGCACGCGGAATgcgttgcagcagcgtATATTGATGAACATCTTATCCGCTGGATTGCCAACATGGCCGATGGTGATGCACGCACAGCTTTGGGAGCGCTCGAACTGGCGCTCTCGACTACTGATGCAAGCGTGTGCTCGGCAGAGAACGTGTCTCGGCTCAAAACTGCACTGAAACGCACCGCGCTGCAGTACGATCGCACCGGCGATATGCATTACGACACGATCAGTGCGCTGCACAAATCGATCCGTGGCTCCGACGCGGACGCGGCGCTCTACTGGCTCGCACGCATGGTGTGCTCTGGTGACGACGCGCTGTTTATCGCGCGACGACTGATCGTAGCCGCTTCTGAGGACATCGATACGCTCGCAGCACTACAgatggcgacggcgacatACCAAGCGTGTCAAGTGGTGGGCCTGCCTGAATGTGGTAATAATTTGGCACAATGTGTCGTGTTTCTGGCCGAGTCACCCAAGAGCACGAGAAGCTATCGAGCATGGAACAAGGCAAAAGCGTTGGTGGAGGGTGGATACAACCATCCTGTTCCACTGCACATTCGAAACGCTCCGACCAAGTTGATGAACGAGATAGGGTACGGAAAGGAGTACAGGTACGAACCGAGGTTTGCACATCCGGTGTATCAGGAGTTTTTCCCGCCTCAGTTGAAAGGCACGCGGCTGCTCTCGCCAACGCCTGCGGAAGCACCCGCTCGAACAGAAGCAGACCATCAACATGGCCGCACAGACAAACCAGCCCAAACGGAAAccgaagcggaagcggaagcggaacAAGTGCCAGCGCAAGCGCAGATGCGTGTGTCGGATCGAAACGACTATCACCACACGAGTATGCAGCGTGCCATGGCGAGCAGAGCGGGTATAGGACCGGGTTCGTGCCAGCGCATCTTTGATCTGGGTGCAAGGTCGGTAGAtctggatctgctcgacgagtGGCAACGCGAGCGCAACGGCGGCAAAGAATGGAGCGGAAGGCAAAacatgctcgagctgctaCAGAGGCTCGGCCAGATGCAGTCCGAGCAACCAGGGCATACAGCGTAG